The Pseudomonadota bacterium genome includes a region encoding these proteins:
- a CDS encoding GNAT family N-acetyltransferase — protein MALEIVDYQPAHQPDFARLNLRWLEAYFTVEPIDEQVLGDPDTHIISPGGSILMAVDGSNVLGTCALKVHGTQELELTKMAVDPASQGQGAGKLLMSAAISRFRGSGRRLLWLETNHILTTAIGLYQHFGFQRIGDGPRPGSGYQRSDYYMVWQHGGPESP, from the coding sequence ATGGCCCTTGAGATTGTGGACTACCAGCCAGCACACCAGCCGGACTTTGCTCGGCTCAACCTGCGCTGGCTGGAGGCTTACTTCACGGTGGAGCCGATCGACGAGCAGGTCCTGGGTGATCCGGACACCCATATCATCAGCCCGGGGGGCAGTATTCTCATGGCGGTGGACGGGTCGAACGTTCTCGGCACGTGCGCGCTCAAAGTGCACGGTACTCAGGAACTCGAGCTGACCAAAATGGCCGTTGATCCTGCCTCGCAGGGCCAGGGGGCGGGAAAACTGCTCATGTCTGCCGCCATCAGCCGGTTTCGCGGCAGCGGCCGTCGGCTGCTCTGGCTTGAGACCAACCATATCCTGACGACGGCCATCGGTCTGTATCAACACTTTGGATTTCAACGTATCGGCGATGGCCCGCGGCCCGGGTCAGGCTATCAGCGGTCTGATTACTACATGGTCTGGCAGCATGGCGGCCCCGAAAGCCCCTGA
- the phoR gene encoding phosphate regulon sensor histidine kinase PhoR — protein sequence MIQTEVIRALRIYLGQLLLSVLAAGALGYLIGFTGWLVAATLAAHLAWHITRLVQLNQWTHDQKRRPRPSGGKGLWEYAFAAVARGRQESRERKKRLASLVRELRNASTALPDGIVVLDEKDHIIWANQGAGHLLGVKSSHDRGRPLANLVRDLRIVNWMTTADEESSLTIDSIRQSGRKLRLRVFPYAADQRLLIARDVTEMARVDAMRKDFVANVSHELRTPLTVISGYVETMGEEVDKEWHPIVERVELQTNRMRSIVEDLLTLSRLEAGDYGNMESLVNGQSLISSIVMEGRALSGGKHDIDVQVDENLHLRGSASDLHGAFLNLVTNAVRYTQDGGRIELRWFRDGDRAVFSVSDNGPGIAKQHQTRLTERFYRVSTDRSRESGGTGLGLAIVKHVLATHNAELIIDSTPGEGSTFSCVFDESRILDHWPETREVS from the coding sequence GTGATTCAGACGGAGGTCATCAGAGCGCTGCGGATTTACCTGGGGCAGCTTCTTCTTAGTGTCCTGGCCGCTGGCGCCCTCGGTTACCTAATCGGCTTTACCGGCTGGCTGGTCGCGGCGACGCTGGCTGCCCACCTCGCCTGGCATATCACCCGGCTGGTCCAGCTCAACCAGTGGACCCACGACCAAAAACGACGCCCGAGGCCGTCCGGCGGCAAGGGCCTGTGGGAATATGCGTTCGCCGCCGTTGCCCGAGGACGGCAGGAGTCGCGCGAACGCAAAAAGCGGCTTGCCTCGCTGGTGCGCGAGCTGCGCAACGCCTCAACCGCGCTCCCCGATGGGATTGTGGTCCTCGACGAAAAAGACCACATCATCTGGGCTAACCAAGGCGCTGGACACTTGCTGGGCGTCAAATCTTCTCACGACCGAGGTCGGCCGCTGGCGAATCTCGTGCGCGACCTGCGCATCGTCAACTGGATGACAACCGCCGACGAGGAGAGCTCCCTAACCATTGATTCAATTCGGCAGTCGGGCCGTAAGCTGCGGCTGCGCGTCTTTCCCTACGCTGCCGACCAGCGCCTCCTGATCGCTCGAGACGTCACGGAAATGGCGCGTGTCGACGCCATGCGCAAAGACTTTGTCGCGAATGTCTCCCACGAGCTGCGTACCCCATTAACCGTGATCAGCGGCTACGTCGAAACCATGGGCGAGGAGGTCGACAAAGAATGGCATCCGATCGTCGAGCGAGTGGAGCTGCAGACCAATAGGATGCGCTCGATTGTTGAAGACCTCCTGACGCTTTCCCGACTCGAAGCCGGTGACTATGGAAACATGGAAAGCCTGGTCAACGGCCAGTCGCTGATCAGCAGTATCGTGATGGAGGGGCGTGCGCTCAGCGGCGGAAAGCACGACATTGATGTCCAGGTGGACGAAAACCTGCACTTACGCGGCAGCGCCAGCGACCTGCACGGAGCATTCCTCAATCTCGTCACCAACGCCGTTCGCTACACCCAGGACGGCGGAAGGATCGAGCTGAGGTGGTTTCGTGACGGCGACCGAGCCGTCTTTTCGGTAAGCGACAACGGGCCGGGTATCGCCAAGCAGCATCAGACCCGGCTGACCGAACGCTTCTACCGCGTCTCCACCGACCGCTCCCGTGAATCGGGCGGTACCGGCCTGGGCCTGGCGATCGTAAAGCACGTGCTGGCCACCCATAATGCCGAGCTGATCATCGACTCCACGCCCGGCGAAGGCAGCACCTTTTCCTGCGTTTTCGACGAGTCCCGCATCCTGGACCACTGGCCGGAAACCCGCGAAGTCAGCTAG
- a CDS encoding glycosyltransferase family 1 protein produces the protein MDHARMHIAIVSETYPPEINGVALTVRGMVNSLRAAHQVTVIRPRQGSADQPATDASMVEHLMPSLPLPRYEGLRFGLPALRRVARVFDQHQPQACYIATEGPLGWSALRACRQRGIPVLTGFHTRFDQYAGHYGVGMAERSVAAYLKRFHNRAHGTLIPTRELQRDLQQKGYQNVMLLPRAVDTKLFSPAKRCVELRRRWGVPDNGLAVIYVGRLAAEKNLSVAVEAFEAIKARNPRARFILVGDGPARAALEQQNPDYQFCGLQLGEALAAHYASADMFLFPSITETFGNVVLEALASAVPVVAYDYAAAAEHLRNGENGYAAPFDNRDAFISSAIVLSGLAGELPDLRSGARQSVIQLEPHSVAEGLVELFHGLAREKAA, from the coding sequence GTGGATCACGCGCGGATGCACATCGCCATCGTATCGGAGACCTACCCGCCGGAAATTAACGGCGTCGCCTTGACGGTGCGGGGCATGGTCAACAGCTTAAGAGCGGCGCATCAGGTGACCGTGATCCGTCCTCGGCAAGGCTCCGCGGACCAGCCGGCCACCGATGCGAGTATGGTCGAACACCTGATGCCAAGCCTGCCGCTGCCGCGCTATGAAGGCCTGCGATTTGGTCTGCCAGCGCTTCGCCGCGTCGCCCGGGTCTTCGACCAGCACCAGCCGCAGGCATGCTATATCGCGACGGAAGGCCCGCTCGGCTGGAGCGCTTTGCGAGCCTGTCGACAGCGAGGCATTCCCGTACTGACGGGGTTTCACACGCGCTTTGATCAGTATGCCGGGCACTACGGTGTCGGGATGGCGGAGCGCTCGGTCGCAGCTTATCTCAAACGGTTCCACAACCGCGCGCACGGCACCCTGATACCGACCCGGGAGCTGCAGCGCGACCTGCAGCAAAAGGGGTATCAGAACGTCATGCTGCTGCCCCGAGCCGTGGACACAAAACTGTTTTCGCCAGCCAAACGCTGTGTCGAGCTGCGGCGCCGGTGGGGCGTTCCAGATAACGGCCTCGCCGTGATCTACGTTGGCCGGCTGGCGGCCGAAAAAAATCTGTCCGTCGCCGTTGAGGCCTTCGAGGCGATCAAAGCTCGCAACCCCCGAGCGCGGTTTATCCTGGTGGGCGACGGTCCCGCCAGGGCCGCCTTGGAGCAGCAGAACCCCGACTACCAATTCTGCGGCCTTCAGCTTGGAGAGGCGCTCGCTGCACACTACGCGAGTGCGGACATGTTCTTGTTTCCAAGCATCACTGAGACGTTCGGCAACGTGGTCCTCGAGGCGCTTGCCAGCGCGGTGCCGGTGGTTGCCTACGACTACGCCGCTGCCGCCGAGCACCTGCGCAACGGCGAAAACGGCTATGCGGCGCCGTTCGACAACCGCGACGCCTTTATCAGCAGCGCGATTGTGCTGAGCGGGCTGGCCGGTGAGTTACCCGACCTCCGGTCTGGGGCGCGCCAAAGCGTCATTCAGCTAGAGCCCCACAGCGTAGCCGAGGGGCTGGTGGAACTATTTCATGGGTTGGCTCGGGAGAAGGCCGCATGA
- a CDS encoding M48 family metalloprotease, with product MNADADPTRPIKLKSRLLLQSFCLLLGAMSATAQDNVRLPDIGASAQAIVSEQDERRYGEALVRELHRVAQVIDDPLVSGYIRHLGYRLAAFSDEPERDFTFLTLDADAINAFAAPGGVIAIHSGLMLLADTESELAGVVAHEIAHVTQRHLARRMENSKKVTIPMMLLMLGAAVAASGSGDGVQAAIVGGQGLMQQMMINFTRNNEYEADRIGIRTLARAGFDPQGMAEFFGKMSVVSRNYGGRGIPEFLRTHPVETTRIAEAKGRAGSVTVIENPDYDPEYFLFIRERVRVLTADTPQDLEEYYGLRERGDGLTPAERYGRALHFLETRRLVEATELLEVLLRDRPNSLPVALATANAEELAGLADRAEERFNVLYERYPGNLAVTTAFAEVLLTRGAGGDVKKAESMLRPLLSRYPDNASLFIQYSRAAEESGQYVRAQEAYAQHVFLLGQVYDAVSHLEKLMKRPELDYYERSRVEARLNDYRPILAEIQREDGYDPSEQRRRRDDRISAP from the coding sequence ATGAACGCTGACGCTGACCCAACACGCCCAATCAAGCTCAAGAGCCGCCTGCTTTTGCAGAGCTTTTGCCTGCTGCTGGGCGCTATGAGCGCCACAGCGCAGGACAACGTGCGTCTGCCCGATATCGGCGCCTCTGCCCAGGCGATAGTCTCGGAGCAGGACGAACGGCGTTACGGTGAGGCGCTGGTGCGCGAACTGCATCGCGTCGCCCAGGTCATCGATGACCCGCTGGTTTCCGGTTACATCCGCCATCTGGGCTATCGGCTGGCCGCCTTCAGCGACGAACCCGAGCGCGACTTCACCTTTCTCACGCTCGACGCTGACGCGATCAACGCTTTCGCTGCCCCGGGCGGCGTCATCGCGATCCACAGCGGCCTGATGCTGCTGGCGGATACCGAGTCTGAGCTGGCCGGCGTTGTCGCCCACGAGATTGCCCACGTCACCCAGCGGCACCTCGCTCGACGGATGGAGAACAGTAAAAAGGTCACCATTCCGATGATGCTGCTGATGCTGGGCGCAGCGGTGGCCGCCAGCGGCAGCGGGGACGGCGTTCAGGCGGCCATCGTCGGCGGTCAGGGCCTGATGCAGCAGATGATGATCAACTTTACGCGCAACAATGAGTACGAGGCTGACCGCATCGGCATCCGGACCCTGGCGCGCGCCGGCTTTGACCCCCAGGGGATGGCCGAGTTTTTCGGCAAGATGTCCGTGGTCTCACGCAATTATGGTGGCCGGGGTATCCCGGAATTTCTGCGCACGCACCCGGTGGAAACCACGCGGATCGCGGAGGCCAAGGGCCGAGCCGGTTCGGTCACGGTCATCGAAAACCCAGACTACGACCCCGAATACTTCCTGTTTATCCGCGAGCGAGTGCGCGTGCTCACCGCCGACACGCCGCAGGACCTTGAGGAATACTACGGCTTACGCGAGCGCGGTGATGGATTGACGCCGGCCGAGCGGTACGGCCGCGCGCTGCACTTCCTGGAGACCCGACGCCTGGTCGAGGCCACCGAGCTGCTGGAAGTCCTGCTGCGGGATAGACCTAACTCCCTGCCGGTGGCGCTGGCCACGGCCAACGCTGAAGAGCTGGCCGGTCTGGCCGATCGGGCTGAGGAGCGTTTTAACGTGCTCTACGAACGGTATCCCGGCAATCTTGCGGTCACGACCGCGTTCGCTGAGGTGCTGCTGACCCGGGGTGCCGGCGGCGACGTCAAAAAAGCGGAATCGATGCTGCGGCCGCTGCTGAGCCGCTATCCGGATAACGCCAGCCTGTTCATCCAGTACTCGCGCGCAGCCGAGGAAAGCGGCCAGTATGTCCGCGCACAGGAAGCTTACGCCCAGCATGTGTTTCTGTTGGGACAGGTGTACGACGCCGTGTCTCACCTCGAAAAACTCATGAAGAGGCCGGAGCTGGATTACTACGAACGGTCTCGGGTTGAGGCACGGCTGAACGACTACCGTCCGATCCTGGCCGAGATTCAGCGCGAGGACGGCTACGATCCAAGCGAGCAGCGCCGTCGCCGGGACGACCGCATCTCCGCACCTTAG
- a CDS encoding phosphatase PAP2 family protein, with protein MNIVTGMPGFLAQHDYKLSLWLNRLGENERLKQTLGQVSRLGDGFLWHVLILGLPFVIGRSFVPVSLCLALTALSGVWIYKRIKAHYRRPRPYRKDPNFLARAVALDEYSFPSGHTLHATAFLFVFAMTSPMLAILFAPFAIATAVSRVILGMHYVSDVFAGAVVGVAVAGFWLAALSNLGFLSL; from the coding sequence ATGAATATCGTTACCGGTATGCCAGGATTTCTGGCGCAGCATGACTACAAACTGAGTCTTTGGCTCAATCGTCTCGGCGAGAATGAACGGCTCAAGCAGACCCTCGGTCAGGTCAGCCGGCTCGGGGACGGCTTCCTCTGGCATGTATTGATTCTGGGATTACCTTTTGTCATCGGCAGGTCTTTTGTGCCCGTTTCTTTGTGTCTGGCGCTCACGGCTCTTAGCGGCGTGTGGATCTACAAGCGGATCAAGGCGCACTATCGTCGGCCTCGGCCCTACCGCAAAGATCCCAACTTTCTTGCTCGCGCTGTGGCTCTCGATGAATACAGCTTTCCTTCTGGCCACACGCTGCACGCAACCGCGTTCCTGTTTGTGTTCGCGATGACCTCTCCGATGCTTGCGATCCTGTTTGCGCCGTTCGCTATCGCCACAGCGGTTTCGCGTGTGATACTGGGCATGCACTATGTGTCGGATGTGTTTGCCGGCGCGGTGGTGGGTGTGGCCGTCGCTGGCTTTTGGCTGGCTGCCCTGAGCAACCTTGGCTTCCTGAGCCTGTAA
- the ppx gene encoding exopolyphosphatase: protein MSSSPVAPATGLSSEANADFDFSPDQLFAAVDLGSNSFHLIVARYEHGTLIIVDRIKEMVRLAEGVNSKGQLSAPVANRALECLARFGQRLAGLQPDRIAAVGTNALRKMRDGWRFLEQAEDRLGCPIEVISGEEEARLIYLGVAHGVSEEGRQRLVIDIGGGSTELVIGREFNAVMVESLFFGCVAITQKFFGDGRITAKRWRKASAAVLSALRRYAPQFRELGWQEVFGSSGSMRAAGAVSVAQGWTEFGISKDSVAAIRKHLLDAGHIDQISLSGLSERRQPVFVGGMVVVEACMSELELDHVLVTDYALREGLLYDLIGRIEHPDPRVGAVRSLQQRYPVDKAHAQAVADTAAGLLDQVAGRWHLEDEDLFLLRAAAHLHELGLSIAHHGYHRHGAYLLEHSDLPGFSKQEQKILAVLVHSHRGAPVQTLFDELPERLQKRVRRLAILLRLAVVFNRDRLHQEVPIARLKAAKDENQLKLHLQEDWLAEHPLTAADLESEQASLNKIDATLKLVQDNPTEKA from the coding sequence TTGAGTTCAAGCCCTGTCGCTCCCGCCACGGGTTTAAGCTCGGAGGCCAACGCCGACTTTGACTTCTCGCCCGACCAGCTTTTTGCCGCGGTGGACCTGGGCTCCAACAGCTTTCACCTGATTGTGGCGAGGTACGAACACGGCACCCTGATCATTGTCGACCGGATCAAAGAGATGGTGCGGCTGGCCGAGGGCGTTAACAGCAAGGGGCAGCTCTCGGCGCCGGTAGCCAACCGGGCGCTCGAATGCCTGGCCCGGTTTGGGCAGCGCCTGGCCGGGCTGCAGCCAGACCGAATCGCCGCGGTCGGCACTAACGCGCTGCGCAAGATGCGCGACGGCTGGCGGTTCCTTGAGCAGGCCGAGGACCGGCTTGGCTGCCCGATTGAGGTGATCTCCGGCGAAGAGGAGGCAAGGCTGATTTACCTGGGCGTTGCCCACGGGGTTTCCGAGGAAGGCCGGCAGCGGCTGGTGATCGATATCGGCGGCGGCAGCACCGAGCTGGTGATCGGCCGGGAATTTAACGCGGTCATGGTGGAGAGTCTGTTCTTCGGCTGCGTGGCCATCACCCAGAAGTTTTTTGGTGATGGACGCATCACGGCCAAACGCTGGCGCAAAGCCAGCGCCGCGGTGCTGTCGGCGCTGCGCCGCTACGCGCCGCAGTTTCGCGAACTGGGCTGGCAAGAAGTGTTTGGGTCCTCGGGCTCGATGCGGGCTGCCGGGGCGGTATCGGTCGCACAGGGCTGGACCGAGTTCGGCATTTCCAAAGATTCAGTGGCCGCCATTCGAAAGCACCTGCTCGACGCAGGCCACATCGACCAAATCTCGCTGTCGGGCCTAAGCGAGCGCCGGCAGCCGGTATTTGTCGGCGGCATGGTGGTCGTGGAAGCCTGCATGAGTGAACTCGAGCTGGACCACGTTCTCGTCACCGACTACGCGCTGCGTGAAGGGCTGCTGTACGACCTGATCGGACGTATTGAGCACCCCGATCCCAGAGTTGGCGCAGTCCGCTCTCTGCAGCAGCGGTATCCCGTGGACAAGGCTCACGCCCAGGCGGTTGCCGATACCGCTGCCGGGCTGCTCGATCAGGTCGCCGGTCGCTGGCACTTGGAAGATGAGGATCTTTTCCTTTTGCGCGCGGCGGCGCATCTCCATGAGCTTGGCCTGAGCATCGCGCACCACGGCTACCACCGTCACGGCGCCTACCTGCTGGAGCATTCGGACCTGCCTGGATTTTCGAAGCAGGAGCAGAAAATTCTGGCGGTGCTGGTTCACAGCCATCGCGGCGCGCCGGTTCAGACACTATTCGACGAGCTGCCGGAGAGGCTGCAGAAGCGCGTTCGGCGACTCGCCATCCTGCTGCGGCTGGCGGTCGTGTTTAATCGCGATCGGCTACACCAGGAAGTGCCGATCGCACGCCTAAAGGCGGCCAAAGACGAAAATCAGCTCAAGCTGCACCTGCAGGAAGACTGGCTGGCGGAACACCCGCTAACGGCGGCGGATCTGGAGTCAGAGCAAGCCAGCCTCAATAAGATCGACGCGACCCTGAAGCTGGTTCAGGACAACCCGACTGAAAAAGCCTAG
- the phoU gene encoding phosphate signaling complex protein PhoU encodes MPQQFAEEFERVRNQVLTMGGLVEGQLQGAIEAMIAGDTDKARTIERDDYRINAKEVEIDEECTRLLAKRQPEASELRLVMSVIKTISDLERIGDESERVAKMAKFMGGDRLHENVMTEFEHMGQLVRAMLANVLDAFARTSVEQAVAVVEADQKVDAKYESITRQLMTYMAEDPRAIPAVLNILWAARALERIGDRSQNIAEYIIYLVKGKDVRHTTFEAVVAAAQDETPVDPPLPSQSVVDSEG; translated from the coding sequence ATGCCACAGCAATTTGCCGAAGAGTTTGAGCGTGTTCGCAACCAGGTACTCACCATGGGCGGTTTGGTTGAGGGTCAGCTGCAGGGCGCGATCGAGGCCATGATCGCTGGCGATACGGACAAAGCCCGCACCATCGAACGGGACGACTACCGAATCAACGCTAAAGAGGTGGAGATCGACGAGGAGTGCACGCGTCTGCTGGCCAAGCGACAGCCGGAAGCCTCGGAGCTCAGGCTGGTGATGTCCGTGATCAAGACCATCTCAGACCTTGAACGCATCGGCGATGAGTCGGAGCGGGTTGCCAAGATGGCAAAGTTTATGGGCGGCGACCGGCTGCACGAAAACGTCATGACCGAGTTTGAGCACATGGGGCAGCTCGTGCGGGCGATGCTGGCCAACGTCCTGGACGCTTTTGCGCGGACCAGCGTCGAGCAGGCGGTAGCGGTGGTGGAGGCTGACCAGAAAGTCGACGCCAAATATGAATCGATCACCCGCCAGCTCATGACCTACATGGCGGAAGACCCGCGGGCGATTCCGGCCGTGCTGAATATCCTGTGGGCCGCGCGGGCGCTCGAGCGGATCGGCGACCGCAGCCAGAACATCGCCGAGTACATCATCTATCTGGTCAAGGGCAAAGACGTTCGCCACACGACCTTTGAGGCCGTGGTGGCTGCGGCCCAGGACGAGACCCCGGTAGATCCCCCTCTGCCGTCACAATCCGTCGTCGACTCAGAGGGCTAG
- the ppk1 gene encoding polyphosphate kinase 1 — MSRNKFSSRHFLNRELSQIEFNIRVLEQARDAATPLLERVRFLCISCTNLDEFFEIRVASLKQLEQFGAGKQGPDGLDPATALEKVHEATNMLVNGQYQVFNEELVPALAEQGVRVLRREQWSKAQKTWLADYFRKEVLPVLSPLGLDPVHPFPRLLNKSLNFAVMVQGDDAYGRDAEMALVRAPRSLPRVVQIPGRRETGYDFVFLSSILQAFVDQLFPGMQVSGCYQFRVTRNSELYVDEEEVEDLAQALKGELLERSFASAVRLQVLEAAPDEIVEFLRRCFKLEERDVFRCNGPVNLHRLAEIFSMVHRPDLKYPEFRSHTSPDLISGTPLFSAIGKRDYLMHHPFDAFAPVIDLLRQAAADPDVLAIKQTLYRTGKRSPIVELLIEAARAGKDVTAVIELRARFDEQENIELANQLQEAGIQVVYGIVGHKTHAKMLLIVRREGGKLRRYAHLGTGNYHYRTAAAYTDLGMLTADRLICADVHTLFQQLTGLGKLEKLKRLYQSPFTLREMLLRKIRREMNHVKKGHGGRIVARMNALTEASLIRALYNASNAGVQIDLIVRGACCLRPGIKGVSENIRVRSIVGRFLEHSRVFYFGNNGKREVYAASADWMDRNMYSRVECCFPIRDPAMAKRVVHETLEVYLKDNTQAWELGSDGSYQRLTSGGDKRFSAQEYLMEKRP, encoded by the coding sequence ATGTCTCGGAATAAATTCTCCTCGCGGCACTTTCTCAACCGTGAGCTGAGCCAGATTGAATTCAACATCCGGGTGCTGGAACAAGCGCGTGACGCCGCCACACCGCTGCTCGAGCGGGTACGCTTTCTCTGTATCTCCTGCACAAACCTCGATGAGTTTTTCGAGATTCGGGTCGCTTCACTCAAGCAGCTCGAACAGTTTGGCGCTGGCAAGCAAGGCCCCGATGGACTCGACCCGGCAACAGCCCTCGAAAAGGTGCACGAAGCGACCAATATGCTGGTCAACGGCCAGTACCAGGTGTTCAACGAAGAGCTGGTGCCAGCACTGGCTGAACAAGGCGTGCGCGTGCTGCGCCGGGAGCAGTGGTCCAAAGCCCAGAAAACCTGGCTCGCCGACTACTTCCGCAAAGAAGTGCTGCCGGTGCTGTCACCACTCGGCCTCGACCCGGTGCACCCGTTCCCGCGCCTGCTGAACAAAAGCCTGAACTTTGCGGTAATGGTGCAAGGTGACGACGCCTACGGACGAGATGCGGAGATGGCGCTCGTGCGCGCGCCTCGCTCACTGCCGCGGGTCGTACAGATCCCCGGGCGGCGGGAAACCGGTTATGACTTCGTCTTTCTGTCGTCGATTCTGCAGGCGTTTGTCGACCAACTCTTCCCCGGCATGCAGGTCAGCGGCTGCTACCAGTTTCGCGTCACTCGAAACAGCGAGCTTTATGTCGACGAAGAAGAGGTCGAGGATCTCGCCCAGGCGCTGAAGGGTGAGCTGCTTGAGCGCAGCTTTGCGTCAGCCGTACGGCTGCAGGTGCTGGAAGCCGCGCCCGACGAGATTGTTGAGTTCCTGAGACGTTGCTTCAAGCTTGAAGAGCGAGACGTCTTTCGCTGCAACGGGCCGGTCAACCTCCACCGCCTGGCTGAAATCTTTTCGATGGTGCACCGCCCGGACCTGAAGTACCCGGAGTTTCGATCGCATACGTCGCCGGACCTGATCAGCGGCACGCCGCTTTTCTCCGCCATCGGCAAGCGCGACTACCTGATGCACCATCCGTTCGACGCGTTTGCACCGGTGATCGATCTGCTGCGGCAGGCCGCCGCCGATCCCGACGTGCTCGCCATTAAACAGACCCTTTATCGAACCGGTAAGCGGTCACCCATCGTCGAGCTGCTGATTGAAGCGGCCCGTGCCGGCAAAGACGTCACCGCCGTCATCGAGCTTCGCGCGCGCTTCGACGAGCAGGAAAATATCGAGCTGGCCAACCAGCTGCAGGAGGCCGGCATCCAGGTGGTCTACGGCATCGTGGGCCACAAAACGCACGCCAAGATGCTGCTGATCGTGCGTCGAGAGGGTGGCAAGCTCCGACGATACGCTCACCTCGGGACAGGCAATTACCACTATCGCACCGCAGCGGCCTACACGGACCTGGGGATGCTCACCGCTGACCGGCTGATCTGCGCTGACGTCCATACACTTTTTCAGCAGCTCACCGGCCTCGGCAAGCTGGAAAAGCTCAAGCGCCTTTATCAATCGCCTTTTACCCTTCGGGAGATGCTGCTGCGGAAGATTCGACGCGAGATGAACCACGTGAAGAAGGGCCATGGGGGCCGAATCGTGGCGCGGATGAATGCACTGACCGAAGCGAGTCTGATCCGCGCACTCTACAACGCGTCCAACGCCGGAGTTCAGATCGACCTGATTGTTCGCGGCGCGTGCTGCCTGCGGCCGGGCATCAAAGGCGTCTCCGAAAACATTCGGGTACGGTCGATTGTCGGGCGCTTTCTCGAACACTCTCGGGTCTTCTACTTTGGCAACAACGGCAAACGGGAAGTCTATGCGGCCAGCGCCGACTGGATGGACCGCAACATGTACTCGCGCGTCGAATGCTGCTTTCCCATCCGCGATCCTGCCATGGCTAAGCGAGTGGTCCACGAGACGCTGGAGGTTTACCTGAAAGACAACACGCAGGCCTGGGAACTCGGTAGTGACGGCAGCTATCAGCGGCTCACCTCCGGCGGCGACAAGCGATTTTCCGCGCAGGAGTACCTGATGGAGAAGCGGCCTTGA
- the phoB gene encoding phosphate regulon transcriptional regulator PhoB, with the protein MQRRILIVEDEAAIREMVSFALSRHGMLGVETSDVRGAQEEIMHAVPDLILLDWMLPGMSGLDFARRLRKEELTRDIPFIMLTARGDEDDRILGLESGADDYLVKPFSTRELIARIQAVLRRSSPAGLDEVVSKGGLKIDLAAHRVYADDNPINMGPTEYRLLSFLMTHPERVYSRSQLLDQVWGGDVYVDERTVDVHVRRIRKALEPYARHKYIQTVRGAGYRFSTTL; encoded by the coding sequence TTGCAGCGGCGCATACTCATCGTTGAAGACGAGGCGGCGATTCGTGAGATGGTTTCCTTCGCGCTGTCGCGTCACGGGATGCTGGGTGTCGAAACCAGCGACGTGCGCGGGGCGCAGGAGGAGATCATGCACGCGGTTCCCGATTTGATTCTGCTCGACTGGATGCTTCCAGGCATGAGCGGGCTCGACTTTGCCCGACGCCTGCGTAAAGAAGAACTCACCCGAGACATCCCGTTCATCATGCTCACCGCCCGAGGCGATGAGGACGACCGAATCCTGGGTCTCGAAAGCGGCGCCGACGATTATCTGGTCAAGCCGTTTTCGACCCGTGAGCTCATCGCCAGAATCCAGGCGGTGCTGCGTCGCTCGTCCCCGGCTGGACTCGACGAAGTGGTGAGCAAAGGCGGCCTGAAGATCGATCTGGCGGCTCATCGAGTCTATGCCGACGACAACCCAATCAACATGGGGCCAACCGAGTATCGTCTGCTGTCGTTTCTGATGACCCATCCGGAGCGCGTCTATTCCCGAAGCCAGCTCCTCGACCAGGTGTGGGGTGGCGATGTCTATGTCGACGAGCGGACAGTAGACGTGCACGTCCGCCGAATTCGCAAGGCCCTCGAGCCTTATGCCAGACATAAATACATTCAGACCGTTCGTGGCGCCGGCTACCGCTTCTCGACCACGCTGTGA
- a CDS encoding arsenate reductase ArsC — MTTDRAATLFLCTGNACRSQMAEGWARHLDPEGIYLSAGIETHGLNPHAVAVMREAAVDISYHSSKTLDDIPEIDRVDLVVTVCDHASENCPVFPADATVIHRGFPDPPKLAKALEDPEDQLDCYRRVRDEIRAFVVTELPRLTTA, encoded by the coding sequence TTGACCACCGATCGAGCCGCGACACTCTTTCTTTGTACCGGAAACGCCTGTCGCTCCCAGATGGCCGAGGGGTGGGCACGACATCTGGACCCTGAGGGCATTTACCTCTCGGCGGGCATCGAGACTCACGGGCTGAATCCGCACGCGGTGGCGGTGATGCGGGAAGCGGCCGTGGATATCTCCTACCACTCCAGCAAGACCCTGGACGACATACCGGAGATCGATCGAGTCGACCTGGTGGTCACCGTTTGTGACCATGCGAGTGAAAACTGCCCGGTGTTTCCCGCAGACGCTACGGTGATCCATCGAGGCTTCCCCGATCCACCGAAATTGGCCAAAGCGTTAGAAGACCCTGAGGACCAGCTTGACTGCTATCGGCGCGTCCGCGATGAGATTCGCGCGTTCGTCGTCACCGAGCTGCCGCGGCTGACGACTGCGTAA